One Salvelinus fontinalis isolate EN_2023a chromosome 11, ASM2944872v1, whole genome shotgun sequence DNA window includes the following coding sequences:
- the vgf gene encoding cilia- and flagella-associated protein 251, whose amino-acid sequence MMLSRFATSALILLVVLLRLTLTLPLTASVATETHSPSDSRAPSPLGLSPAEGENEGRKGGLPQRERAEEEDELFGDMDPKTLAAVLLEAMNKPHGEMRNGVEDGSKEKERGKEENERERQEEEKGEEVRAALDEEGADRDRDGREELELVMAAAAAQGKEERERDEEEEDERKRAQEEEERLTEKVTSHTTSQTIPGKEKRPPAEGERGEEVGVKEVGAREDAQQGPPTSQETQQEEEEEQLSPDEVQNLQSMLEELQNYNTANKREREAQEQRGRESRGYSQDDTDQALIHNQIKPKAKGYPRAMSKKLKWQEEMQKALNMPTYRGGNFMDDFDNLARPAAEDDEEMLSPEEEERRAKEEQEEVRRQAMEAQRAKAEEEKLADIASDMLLQYMVKQDKGKYQNKKTLLSNAAEDKRSDEEVVSEDDDIDPQTIDKLIEISSKLHLPADDVVDIISDVEKKKKKDAPETLPWQRPQQRPLVYPAAKAVDAQPSHPRYPTLKQPLPAINPLKAWFKDKSSIKPSKQDLWIKPQQKSFRTSSNYPTYPFYQQKSYRGYYPMYFPPPKPKPRFYAKPSFMLNDLLSNSLDYDFDFPPKRRYRPWVQPRPRKPPAALRRNLYYPNYSNYPNYLLPPQPRTYNPLPVPVPMPKPRSFPPRGQVQPRHRHGYYYQAPSAPLLTRDQDYYGMQGIGMEPQQQDSNEDLENYIQQVFMKPRPRMFQ is encoded by the coding sequence ATGATGTTGTCCCGCTTCGCCACAAGTGCCCTTATCCTACTGGTTGTCCTGTTGAGACTCACCCTAACCCTCCCACTCACCGCCTCCGTGGCGACCGAGACACACAGCCCCAGCGACAGCCGTGCTCCTTCCCCTCTTGGACTTAGCCCAGCCGAGGGAGAGAATGAAGGGAGGAAGGGCGGActtccacagagagagagagcagaagaggaggatgagcttTTTGGAGACATGGACCCCAAAACGTTAGCAGCCGTTCTGCTGGAGGCGATGAATAAGCCACACGGGGAAATGAGGAACGGTGTGGAGGATGGGAGcaaggaaaaggagagaggaaaggaggagaatgagagagagaggcaggaggaggagaagggagaggaggtgagagcagCATTGGATGAGGAGGGAGCAGACCGAGACAGGGACGGTCGCGAGGAGCTTGAGCTGGTGATGGCAGCCGCTGCGGCGCAGGGcaaggaggagcgagagagggatgaggaggaggaggatgagaggaagagagcacaggaggaggaggaaagactAACAGAGAAAGTGACTAGCCACACCACCAGCCAGACGATTCCTGGAAAGGAGAAACGACCTCCGGCAGAAGGAGAAagaggtgaggaggtgggagtGAAGGAAGTGGGGGCCAGAGAGGATGCGCAACAGGGACCTCCCACCTCACAGGAGACTCagcaagaggaggaagaggagcaacTAAGTCCAGATGAAGTGCAGAACCTCCAGAGCATGTTGGaggaactacagaactacaacacagctaacaagagagagagggaggcccaggagcagagagggagagagagcaggggctACAGCCAAGATGACACAGACCAAGCCCTGATCCACAACCAGATAAAACCCAAAGCTAAAGGATACCCCCGAGCCATGTCGAAGAAGCTCAAATGGCAAGAGGAGATGCAGAAAGCCCTGAACATGCCCACTTATAGAGGAGGCAACTTCATGGACGACTTTGACAATCTGGCTCGCCCGGCGGCTGAGGATGATGAGGAAATGCTGAgccctgaggaggaagagaggagggcgaaggaggagcaggaggaggtcaGGAGGCAGGCGATGGAGGCGCAGAGGGCCAAAGCCGAGGAGGAGAAGTTGGCGGACATAGCCTCGGACATGCTCCTGCAGTACATGGTCAAACAGGACAAAGGAAAGTACCAGAACAAGAAGACCCTGCTGTCCAACGCAGCGGAGGACAAGCGCTCTGACGAGGAGGTTGTCAGCGAGGACGATGATATTGATCCTCAGACCATTGATAAGCTCATCGAGATCTCCAGTAAGCTCCACCTCCCCGCGGACGACGTCGTTGACATCATCAGCGACgttgagaagaagaagaagaaagacgcTCCTGAGACATTGCCCTGGCAACGACCCCAGCAAAGACCCCTGGTTTACCCAGCAGCCAAAGCTGTCGATGCCCAGCCTTCACACCCCCGATACCCCACCCTGAAGCAGCCTCTCCCGGCCATCAATCCCCTCAAGGCGTGGTTCAAGGACAAATCCTCCATCAAACCCTCAAAGCAAGACCTCTGGATCAAACCTCAACAGAAGTCCTTTCGGACTTCCTCCAACTATCCTACCTATCCCTTCTACCAACAGAAGTCCTATCGAGGCTACTACCCAATGTACTTCCCCCCTCCCAAGCCCAAGCCCCGCTTCTATGCCAAGCCTTCCTTCATGCTCAACGACCTCCTGTCGAATTCTCTGGACTACGACTTTGATTTCCCCCCCAAGAGGAGGTACCGTCCCTGGGTACAGCCCCGCCCGAGGAAGCCCCCCGCGGCACTCCGACGGAACCTCTACTACCCAAATTACTCCAACTACCCCAACTACCTCCTCCCCCCACAACCCAGGACATACAACCCCCTACCCGTCCCAGTCCCCATGCCTAAACCTCGCTCGTTCCCACCCAGGGGTCAGGTTCAGCCTCGCCATCGGCATGGTTACTATTACCAAGCGCCCTCAGCACCTTTGTTGACCCGGGACCAAGATTACTATGGGATGCAGGGGATAGGGATGGAGCCGCAGCAGCAAGATAGCAATGAAGACCTGGAGAACTACATTCAACAGGTCTTTATGAAACCCAGGCCTAGGATGTTTCAGtga